The proteins below are encoded in one region of Triticum aestivum cultivar Chinese Spring chromosome 1B, IWGSC CS RefSeq v2.1, whole genome shotgun sequence:
- the LOC123137092 gene encoding probable inactive receptor kinase At5g58300, giving the protein MQHLLLIAFLSASLFLPYPPCAKGADLNSDKQALLAFASSLPRARKINWTLTTQVCTSWVGVTCTPDGKRVRMLRLPAVGLFGPMPSNILGKLDALEVLSLRSNRLTVSLPPDVASIPSLHSLYLQRNNLSGIIPTSLSSNLAYLDLSYNTFVGEIPLKVQNMTDLTGLSLQNNSLSGPIPDLHLPKLRYLNLSYNNLSGPIPASLQKFPASSFLGNAFLCGFPLEPCPGTTPSPSPNAPPSQESNLEKFWRKHHKIIIIAILAGGAAILLILIIILVICICKRKRDGEPRAASSSSKGKGVAGGRGEKSKPEYSSGVQEAERNKLVFFEGCSYNFDLEDLLRASAEVLGKGSYGTTYKAVLEDGTTVVVKRLKEVVAGKKEFEQQMEIIDRLGQHQGVVPLRAFYYSKDEKLLVYDYVTPGSLSVALHGNKSAGRPPLDWETRVKISLGAARAIAHLHTGAGGKFIHGNIKSNNIILSRELSACVSDFGLAQLMATPHFHPRLVGYRAPEVLGAKRPTQKSDVYSFGVLLLEMLTGKAPLRSPGRDDSIEHLPRWVQSVVREEWTSEVFDVDLQRHPNTEDEMVQLLQVAMACVAVHPDQRPRMEQVVRRIEEIRSSGSGTTTRTSPEDKPREEHIQIT; this is encoded by the exons ATGCAACATCTTTTGCTCATAGCTTTTCTTTCTGCTTCTCTGTTCCTTCCTTACCCTCCTTGTGCCAAAGGGGCTGATCTGAACTCTGACAAGCAAGCCCTTCTTGCATTTGCTTCATCCCTGCCTCGTGCAAGAAAGATCAACTGGACCCTCACAACGCAGGTCTGCACATCTTGGGTTGGGGTTACATGCACACCAGATGGGAAGCGTGTGCGTATGCTGCGACTACCTGCAGTAGGACTATTTGGTCCTATGCCCTCCAACATACTTGGCAAGCTTGATGCCTTAGAGGTGTTAAGCCTTCGGTCCAATCGTCTTACTGTTAGCCTACCGCCTGATGTAGCATCCATTCCTTCTCTGCACTCTCTTTACCTTCAGCGCAACAACTTGTCGGGCATCATACCTACATCACTGTCCTCAAATCTAGCATACCTCGACCTGTCGTACAACACATTTGTTGGAGAAATCCCATTGAAAGTGCAAAATATGACTGATCTTACTGGGTTGTCTCTCCAGAACAACTCTCTTTCTGGACCGATCCCTGATCTTCACCTCCCCAAACTGAGATATTTGAACTTGAGCTACAATAACCTCAGTGGGCCCATTCCGGCTTCTCTGCAGAAGTTCCCAGCCAGTTCTTTCTTGGGGAATGCTTTTCTATGTGGGTTTCCCCTGGAACCATGTCCAGGAACCACACCTTCTCCTTCTCCGAATGCACCACCTTCCCAGGAAAGCAATTTGGAAAAGTTTTGGAGAAAGCATCACAAAATTATCATAATTGCAATACTTGCTGGAGGAGCTGCAATATTGTTGATTTTGATTATCATACTCGTGATATGCATCTGCAAGAGAAAGAGAGACGGCGAGCCTCGCGCAGCTTCATCCTCATCCAAAGGGAAGGGTGTTGCGGGTGGAAGAGGAGAAAAATCCAAGCCAGAATACAGCAGTGGTGTTCAAGAAGCAGAGAGGAACAAATTAGTTTTCTTTGAGGGCTGTTCATATAATTTCGACTTGGAGGATCTGTTGAGGGCTTCAGCTGAAGTCCTTGGAAAAGGAAGCTACGGCACGACCTACAAAGCTGTTCTTGAGGATGGCACGACAGTGGTGGTCAAGAGGCTGAAGGAGGTGGTGGCGGGAAAGAAGGAATTCGAACAGCAAATGGAGATAATCGACAGGCTTGGCCAGCACCAGGGTGTTGTTCCCTTGCGTGCTTTCTATTACTCCAAGGACGAGAAGCTCTTGGTCTATGACTATGTTACACCGGGTAGCCTTTCAGTTGCTTTGCATG GGAACAAGTCTGCTGGAAGACCACCACTGGACTGGGAGACGAGAGTGAAGATATCGCTCGGCGCCGCAAGAGCGATCGCTCATCTTCACACCGGAGCAGGCGGCAAGTTCATCCACGGCAACATCAAGTCGAACAACATCATCCTCTCGCGGGAGCTGAGCGCGTGCGTCTCGGACTTCGGCCTCGCGCAGCTCATGGCCACCCCTCACTTCCACCCGCGGCTCGTCGGGTACCGCGCGCCGGAGGTCCTGGGGGCCAAGAGGCCGACGCAGAAGtccgacgtgtacagcttcggcgtgCTGCTCCTCGAGATGCTGACGGGGAAGGCCCCCTTGAGGTCCCCCGGCCGCGACGACTCCATCGAGCACCTCCCGAGGTGGGTGCAGTCCGTGGTCCGGGAGGAGTGGACCTCGGAGGTCTTCGACGTCGACCTGCAGAGGCACCCCAACACCGAGGACGAGATGGTGCAGCTGCTCCAAGTCGCCATGGCGTGCGTCGCCGTTCATCCGGACCAGCGGCCGAGGATGGAGCAGGTCGTCAGGAGGATAGAGGAGATCCGGAGCTCCGGCTCCGGGACGACGACGAGGACGTCTCCCGAGGACAAGCCGAGGGAAGAGCACATCCAGATCACCTGA